The following are encoded in a window of Fusarium verticillioides 7600 chromosome 6, whole genome shotgun sequence genomic DNA:
- a CDS encoding alcohol dehydrogenase (At least one base has a quality score < 10), whose translation MSSSIPSTQKAVLIENPGNDARIVTRSDIPVGNPGENEILVKLGFTGLCGSEIRALSGWGPYNPIVGHEGVGTVIKLGKGVDVDILNKRVGVKWLYSACGTCTICKKGYPNNCPKQLNTGKHVPGTLQEYMIADARYITEIPDGLAGEVGAPLLCAGLTMAGAVSKLKGYADKGDWVVISGSGGGLGHLGVQIASRLNGLRVVAVDTGESRRKLSLGSGAEHFIDFATENVEERVKEITGEGASAVLVVTGSQEAFVQAPSLVRNMGIIVTIGLPRNDFNIPLSATICSARSLTVTGVAVGTEEQMTELLQHALEGTIVPEVQVLEFEEVGNVIEGLKRQEITGRVVVRIP comes from the exons ATGAGCTCTTCAATCCCATCAACTCAAAAAGCAGTCTTGATCGAAAACCCCGGAAATGACGCACGTATAGTTACTCGATCTGATATCCCAGTCGGTAACCCTGGCGAAAATGAGATTCTCGTAAAGCTTGGATTTACTGGTCTATG TGGCTCGGAAATACGAGCATTATCAGGATGGGGTCCCTATAATCCCATAGTTGGCCATGAAGGCGTAGGAACAGTCATCAAACTCGGCAAAGGCGTTGATGTAGACATACTCAACAAACGAGTCGGCGTGAAATGGCTCTACAGCGCCTGCGGGACCTGCACCATTTGCAAAAAGGGCTATCCCAATAACTGTCCCAAACAGCTCAACACAGGAAAACACGTCCCCGGTACTTTGCAGGAGTATATGATTGCAGATGCGCGATACATCACTGAGATTCCAGATGGTCTTGCTGGTGAAGTTGGTGCGCCTTTGCTCTGTGCTGGGTTGACGATGGCTGGTGCTGTGTCGAAGTTGAAAGGATATGCTGATAAGGGTGACTGGGTTGTTAtttctggctctggtggtggACTTGGACATTTGGGTGTTCAGATCGCTAGTAGGCTGAACGGTCTGCGGGTTGTCGCAGTTGATACTGGAGAGTCTAGACGGAAGTTGAGTTTGGGTAGTGGCGCTGAGCACTTCATCGATTTTGCGACTGAGAACGTGGAAGAAAGAGTTAAGGAGATAACGGGAGAGGGGGCATCGGCTGTCCTGGTAGTGAcaggctctcaagaagcttttgtGCAAGCGCCGAGTTTGGTACGAAACATGGGCATCATCGTCACGATTGGTTTGCCGAGGAATGACTTTAACATCCCTCTCTCTGCAACAATATGTTCTGCAAGGT CCCTGACTGTCACCGGTGTCGCGGTTGGAACGGAAGAACAGATGACAGAACTCTTGCAGCATGCCCTCGAAGGAACGATAGTGCCAGAAGTTCAAGttcttgagtttgaggaaGTAGGAAATGTTATTGAGGGCTTGAAACGGCAGGAGATTACTGGTAGAGTAGTTGTGAGAATACCATAA
- a CDS encoding alcohol dehydrogenase, whose amino-acid sequence MSAKELPPHLKQSVEASKCEYRNLGKSGLRISVPVFGCMSFGDKRVLPWVIGEDEALDLLKAAYDRGLNTWDTANTYSNGASEEIVGKALKKFNIPRHKVVILSKCRWGVGEEPGARHINFKDEFAISKDYQNQYGLSRTAIFNQVNASLARLDTDYIDLLQIHRFDDDTPLEETMKALHDLVQSGKVRYIGASSMWATQFARMQFVAEKNNWTKFISMQNHYNLLYREEEREMIRFCNDTGVGIIPWAPLCRGHLARPPAQFGATERSREEKEGSGELSETDQRIIGRVVEVAGKHEWPMAHVALAWINQRVTSPIIGFSSVERIEQAIGARGKKLSDEEVKYLEELYQAKPIAGHT is encoded by the exons ATGTCAGCAAAAGAACTTCCCCCTCATCTGAAGCAATCCGTCGAGGCCTCGAAATGCGAGTATCGTAATCTAGGTAAATCGGGCCTGCGCATTTCAGTCCCTGTGTTTGGATGTATGAGCTTTGGTGATAAGAGGGTTCTTCCTTGGGTTATCGGGGAAGATGAG GCTCTGGACCTTCTTAAAGCTGCTTATGATCGCGGCTTAAACACCTGGGATACCGCGAATACTTACAGCAATGGCGCATCAGAGGAAATCGTCGGCAAAGCGCTGAAGAAATTCAACATTCCCCGCCACAAGGTTGTCATCCTCAGTAAATGCCGCTGGGGCGTAGGCGAAGAACCAG GCGCTCGTcacatcaacttcaaagacgAATTCGCCATCTCAAAAGACTACCAAAACCAATATGGTCTCTCCCGCACCGCAATCTTCAACCAAGTCAACGCATCCCTCGCGCGCCTCGACACAGACTACATCGACCTACTCCAGATCCACCGCTTCGACGACGACACGCCCCTCGAAGAAACAATGAAAGCACTCCACGATCTAGTGCAATCCGGAAAAGTGCGCTACATCGGCGCGAGCAGCATGTGGGCAACCCAATTCGCACGCATGCAATTCGTAGCCGAGAAAAACAACTGGACTAAATTCATCAGTATGCAGAACCACTATAACCTGCTATACCGCGAGGAGGAGCGTGAGATGATTCGTTTCTGTAATGATACGGGCGTGGGGATTATTCCGTGGGCGCCGCTTTGTAGAGGACATCTTGCACGACCGCCTGCGCAGTTTGGAGCTACGGAGAGGAGTagggaggagaaggaagggTCTGGGGAGTTGTCGGAGACGGATCAGAGGATTATTGGGAGGGTTGTCGAGGTTGCGGGAAAACATGAATGGCCTATGGCGCATGTTGCGCTGGCGTGGATTAACCAGAGGGTTACGAGCCCGATTATTGGGTTTAGTAGTGTTGAGAGGATTGAGCAGGCTATTGGGGCGAgggggaagaagctgagtgatgaggaggtcaAGTATTTGGAGGAGTTGTATCAGGCCAAGCCTATCGCTGGACATACTTGA
- a CDS encoding oxidoreductase — protein MATPQVKRYVIVGMGVRSAMYYQAIIQDFKDVAKLVGICDTNQTRMDVANEHIVELGGEKVQTYKDTDFDKMVQEQKADVVIVTTIDLFHHHYCIRAMELGCDAITEKPMTIDEHKLQAMIDAEKKTGKQVRVLFNYRYAPHHTKVRELIDSGVIGEISTVHMDWILDCAHGADFMRRWHRHKETSGGIQMHKSIHHFDLVHFWLNTEPELVYCLGDLRFYGKENAERRGEKNLGERYKNNENAKNDPFAFQLDENERMKKLYLDAEHEDGYIRDRNCFAEGITIEDNLSMIIKYKNRAVMTYNTYAYAPWEGYRCVFNGSKGRIEVNVVESGYNPLGDPVTKDASGEDEKYIQGGVEQTKIVVYPLFDKPYVVDVVKTEGGHGGGDPVLLKDVLLGGEVDNFKRAANIRDGGNAVLVGVGANHSMKGGMPVKVQELVKW, from the coding sequence atggctactcCTCAAGTTAAGCGCTATGTCATTGTTGGCATGGGCGTTCGCTCGGCCATGTACTACCAAGCTATCATCCAGGACTTCAAAGACGTCGCTAAGCTTGTTGGCATCTGCGACACGAACCAGACTCGCATGGACGTTGCAAACGAGCACATCGTCGAACTCGGCGGTGAAAAAGTACAGACGTACAAAGACACGGATTTTGATAAAATGGTTCAAGAGCAAAAAGCCGATGTTGTCATCGTCACGACTATTGATCTGTTCCACCATCATTACTGCATTCGAGCCATGGAGCTAGGCTGCGATGCCATCACGGAAAAACCAATGACTATCGATGAGCATAAACTCCAAGCTATGATCGACGCGGAGAAGAAAACAGGGAAACAAGTCCGTGTTCTTTTCAACTATCGGTATGCGCCACATCATACCAAAGTCCGAGAACTCATTGACTCCGGTGTCATCGGCGAGATTTCAACAGTGCACATGGACTGGATCCTCGACTGTGCACACGGCGCTGATTTCATGCGCCGCTGGCATAGACATAAAGAAACCAGCGGCGGTATTCAGATGCACAAGTCAATCCATCACTTCGACCTTGTTCATTTCTGGCTCAACACTGAACCTGAGCTTGTTTATTGTCTCGGCGATCTTCGTTTCTACGGTAAAGAAAACGCTGAGCGACGTGGGGAGAAGAATCTGGGTGAGCGGTATAAGAACAATGAGAATGCTAAGAACGACCCCTTCGCGTTtcagcttgatgagaatgaacggatgaagaagttgtatCTTGACGCTGAACATGAAGACGGGTACATCCGCGATAGGAACTGTTTCGCAGAGGGGATCACAATCGAGGATAACCTCTCCATGATAATCAAGTACAAGAACCGCGCGGTCATGACATACAACACATACGCCTACGCCCCATGGGAAGGATATCGCTGTGTCTTCAACGGCAGCAAGGGACGCATCGAAGTCAATGTCGTTGAGAGCGGGTACAACCCCCTCGGCGATCCAGTAACGAAGGACGCGTCgggagaggatgagaagtATATCCAGGGCGGAGTTGAGCAGACCAAGATTGTCGTCTATCCGCTGTTTGATAAGCCGTATGTTgtggatgttgtcaagacGGAGGGGGGGCATGGTGGCGGTGATCCTGTACTATTGAAGGATGTTCTTTTGGGGGGTGAGGTTGATAATTTCAAGAGGGCTGCTAATATTCGGGATGGAGGGAATGCGGTGCTTGTGGGTGTTGGGGCGAATCATAGTATGAAGGGTGGTATGCCTGTCAAGGTTCAAGAGTTGGTCAAGTGGTAG